From Oreochromis aureus strain Israel breed Guangdong linkage group 4, ZZ_aureus, whole genome shotgun sequence, a single genomic window includes:
- the polr3k gene encoding DNA-directed RNA polymerase III subunit RPC10, with the protein MLLFCPTCGNVLIVEEGQKCMRFACNTCPYVHNITRKVNNRKYPKLKEVDDVLGGAAAWENVDSTPETCPKCEHPRAYFMQIQTRSADEPMTTFYKCCNAQCGHRWRD; encoded by the exons ATGCTTCTTTTCTGTCCAACCTGCGGGAACGTGTTAATCGTCGAGGAAGGGCAGAAGTGCATGAGATTCGCGTGTAACACCTGTCCCTACGTACATAACATCACACGAAAG GTAAATAACAGGAAGTATCCGAAGTTAAAGGAGGTGGATGATGTTCTGGGTGGAGCTGCTGCGTGGGAAAACGTGGACTCAACACCTG AAACGTGCCCGAAGTGCGAGCATCCTCGAGCATACTTCATGCAGATTCAGACCAGATCAGCAGACGAACCGATGACCACGTTCTACAAATGCTGCAACGCTCAGTGTGGACACCGATGGAGAGATTGA
- the cdip1 gene encoding cell death-inducing p53-target protein 1: MSSDPPPPYPGGPSAPLIQEKNGQPEAVRTAPPQGQPLPPDYGPPPYEAPQPGFLPPHVPGEGPMPMPMPMPPPPQGGHYPPPPPGHFPQPMPGQMGPGPGHFVHMGGHTATVLAPPGAATTVTVLQGEMFQTSPVQTVCPHCQQAIVTRISHDIGLMNTLFCLFCFFVGCDLGCCLIPCMIDDLKDVTHTCPYCKGYIYTYKRIC; the protein is encoded by the exons ATGTCCAGCGATCCTCCCCCTCCGTACCCCGGAGGTCCCAGTGCGCCCCTCATCCAGGAGAAAAATGGACAACCTG AAGCGGTAAGGACTGCTCCTCCACAGGGACAACCCCTACCTCCAGACTATGGTCCACCACCCTATGAGGCCCCACAGCCAGGCTTCCTACCACCACATGTCCCTGGGGAAGGGCCCATGCCAATGCCCATGCCTATGCCTCCACCACCACAAG GTGGCCActacccaccaccaccacctggTCACTTTCCTCAACCGATGCCAGGACAGATGGGCCCAGGTCCTGGCCACTTTGTCCACATGGGAGGTCACACAGCGACCGTCCTGGCTCCTCCAGGAGCAGCCACCACTGTGACCGTTCTGCAGGGTGAAATGTTTCAGACTTCACCAGTGCAGACTGTGTGTCCGCACTGTCAGCAGGCTATCGTCACCCGCATCTCCCACGACATCGGCCTCATGAACACACTCTTCTGCCTCTTCTGCTTCTTTGTAGG CTGTGATCTCGGCTGCTGCTTGATTCCCTGTATGATTGACGACCTCAAGGATGTGACACACACCTGCCCTTACTGTAAGGGCTACATTTATACATACAAGCGTATATGCTAA
- the mgrn1b gene encoding E3 ubiquitin-protein ligase MGRN1b isoform X1 codes for MGSILSRRIAGVEDIDIQANSAYRFPPKSGNYFASHFFMGGEKFDTPHPEGYLFGENMDLNFLGNRPVQFPYVTPAPHEPVKTLRSLVNIRKDSLRLVRYKDDSDTLAEDGGKPKVQYGVEFTFDADARVAITLYCQAFEEFSNGMAVYSPKDPSMASETVHYKRGVSQQFSMPSFKIDFSEWKEEDLNFDLDRGVFPMVIQAVVDEGDDCLGHAHVLLAAFERHVDGSFSVKPLKQKQIVDRVSYLLQEIYGIENKNNQETKPSDDENSDNSNECVVCLSDLRDTLILPCRHLCLCNSCADTLRYQANNCPICRLPFRALLQIRAVRKKPGALSPVSFSPVLAQTMDHDEHSGTDSVPPGFEPISLLEALNGLRSVSPAIPSAPLYDDINFSGGLGGDNRQLSSPEHLSDGSLQKGKVSKSPDSTLRSPSSPIQEEDEEKLSEMSDAQPHTLLSSSPAPTDATATEDVAESLSPDDEDRMHSGGDILQDCISEHSSLTKTESDPPGDLSLPGSSESLKSQSTNCSSQPLLCATSSLHMEDEHLIH; via the exons ATGGGGTCCATCCTGAGTCGTAGAATCGCTGGTGTTGAAGACATCGATATTCAAGCCAACTCGGCTTACCGATTTCCACCGAAATCTG GGAATTATTTTGCCAGCCACTTTTTCATGGGAGGAGAAAAATTCGACACGCCACATCCAGAGGGATACCTTTTTGGGGAAAACATGGACCTGAATTTTCTTGGAAATAGGCCAGTGCAG TTTCCATATGTAACACCTGCACCCCATGAGCCTGTGAAAACCCTGAGGAGTCTGGTGAACATCAGGAAGGATTCGTTGCGTTTGGTCAG GTATAAAGATGACTCTGACACACTGGCGGAGGACGGCGGGAAACCAAAGGTCCAGTATGGTGTGGAGTTCACTTTTGATGCTGATGCTCGAGTGGCTATCACCCTCTACTGCCAGGCATTTGAGGAGTTCTCCAATGGCATGGCAGT GTACAGCCCAAAGGATCCGTCGATGGCCTCTGAAACTGTGCATTACAAGCGGGGGGTGAGCCAGCAATTCTCCATGCCGTCTTTTAAAATAGATTTCAGCGAATGGAAAGAAGAAGAT CTGAATTTTGACCTTGACCGAGGAGTGTTTCCCATGGTGATCCAAGCTGTGGTTGATGAAGGGGACG atTGCCTTGGACATGCTCATGTGCTTTTGGCAGCATTTGAAAGA CATGTTGATGGGAGTTTCTCAGTGAAACCTCTGAAGCAGAAGCAAATT GTGGACCGTGTAAGCTACCTCTTGCAGGAGATTTATGGAATCgagaacaaaaacaaccaagAAACTAAG CCATCTGATGATGAGAACAGTGACAACAGCAACGAGTGTGTCGTCTGTTTGTCTGACCTGCGAGACACGCTTATCCTGCCCTGCAGACACCTTTGTCTCTGCAACTCCTGTGCGGACACTCTGCGGTACCAGGCCAACAACTGCCCCATCTGCAGGCTGC CCTTCAGAGCCTTGCTTCAGATCAGAGCTGTGAGGAAAAAGCCTGGAGCTCTTTCTCCTGTGTCCTTTAGTCCAGTTCTGGCTCAGACTATGGACCATGATGAGCACTCA GGCACAGACTCAGTTCCTCCTGGCTTCGAGCCCATCTCACTGTTAGAGGCCCTGAATGGTTTGCGCTCGGTGTCTCCTGCCATCCCATCAGCCCCCCTCTATGATGACATCAACTTCTCAGGGGGTCTGGGAGGGGACAACAGACAGTTAAGCTCTCCAGAGCATTTAAGCGATGGAAGTCTGCAGAAAGGCAAAGTCAGCAAGTCACCTGACAG CACCCTGAGGTCTCCATCGTCTCCAATccaggaggaggatgaagagaaGCTGTCAGAGATGTCAGATGCTCAGCCACACACTCTTCTGTCCAGTAGCCCCGCCCCCACAGAT GCCACAGCGACTGAGGACGTGGCAGAATCCCTGTCTCCAGATGACG AGGACAGGATGCATTCTGGAGGAGACATTCTGCAGGACTGCATCAGTGAACACAGCAGCTTGACCAAAACAGAGAGTGACCCACCAGGTGATCTGTCTTTGCCAG GGTCATCAGAAAGCCTGAAAAGTCAGAGCACAAACTGCTCCAGCCAACCTCTCCTGTGTGCCACGAGCAGCCTTCATATGGAAGATGAACATCTCATCCACTAA
- the mgrn1b gene encoding E3 ubiquitin-protein ligase MGRN1b isoform X2, producing MGSILSRRIAGVEDIDIQANSAYRFPPKSGNYFASHFFMGGEKFDTPHPEGYLFGENMDLNFLGNRPVQFPYVTPAPHEPVKTLRSLVNIRKDSLRLVRYKDDSDTLAEDGGKPKVQYGVEFTFDADARVAITLYCQAFEEFSNGMAVYSPKDPSMASETVHYKRGVSQQFSMPSFKIDFSEWKEEDLNFDLDRGVFPMVIQAVVDEGDDCLGHAHVLLAAFERHVDGSFSVKPLKQKQIVDRVSYLLQEIYGIENKNNQETKPSDDENSDNSNECVVCLSDLRDTLILPCRHLCLCNSCADTLRYQANNCPICRLPFRALLQIRAVRKKPGALSPVSFSPVLAQTMDHDEHSGTDSVPPGFEPISLLEALNGLRSVSPAIPSAPLYDDINFSGGLGGDNRQLSSPEHLSDGSLQKGKVSKSPDSTLRSPSSPIQEEDEEKLSEMSDAQPHTLLSSSPAPTDATATEDVAESLSPDDEDRMHSGGDILQDCISEHSSLTKTESDPPGDLSLPALGPDSCSIGMEE from the exons ATGGGGTCCATCCTGAGTCGTAGAATCGCTGGTGTTGAAGACATCGATATTCAAGCCAACTCGGCTTACCGATTTCCACCGAAATCTG GGAATTATTTTGCCAGCCACTTTTTCATGGGAGGAGAAAAATTCGACACGCCACATCCAGAGGGATACCTTTTTGGGGAAAACATGGACCTGAATTTTCTTGGAAATAGGCCAGTGCAG TTTCCATATGTAACACCTGCACCCCATGAGCCTGTGAAAACCCTGAGGAGTCTGGTGAACATCAGGAAGGATTCGTTGCGTTTGGTCAG GTATAAAGATGACTCTGACACACTGGCGGAGGACGGCGGGAAACCAAAGGTCCAGTATGGTGTGGAGTTCACTTTTGATGCTGATGCTCGAGTGGCTATCACCCTCTACTGCCAGGCATTTGAGGAGTTCTCCAATGGCATGGCAGT GTACAGCCCAAAGGATCCGTCGATGGCCTCTGAAACTGTGCATTACAAGCGGGGGGTGAGCCAGCAATTCTCCATGCCGTCTTTTAAAATAGATTTCAGCGAATGGAAAGAAGAAGAT CTGAATTTTGACCTTGACCGAGGAGTGTTTCCCATGGTGATCCAAGCTGTGGTTGATGAAGGGGACG atTGCCTTGGACATGCTCATGTGCTTTTGGCAGCATTTGAAAGA CATGTTGATGGGAGTTTCTCAGTGAAACCTCTGAAGCAGAAGCAAATT GTGGACCGTGTAAGCTACCTCTTGCAGGAGATTTATGGAATCgagaacaaaaacaaccaagAAACTAAG CCATCTGATGATGAGAACAGTGACAACAGCAACGAGTGTGTCGTCTGTTTGTCTGACCTGCGAGACACGCTTATCCTGCCCTGCAGACACCTTTGTCTCTGCAACTCCTGTGCGGACACTCTGCGGTACCAGGCCAACAACTGCCCCATCTGCAGGCTGC CCTTCAGAGCCTTGCTTCAGATCAGAGCTGTGAGGAAAAAGCCTGGAGCTCTTTCTCCTGTGTCCTTTAGTCCAGTTCTGGCTCAGACTATGGACCATGATGAGCACTCA GGCACAGACTCAGTTCCTCCTGGCTTCGAGCCCATCTCACTGTTAGAGGCCCTGAATGGTTTGCGCTCGGTGTCTCCTGCCATCCCATCAGCCCCCCTCTATGATGACATCAACTTCTCAGGGGGTCTGGGAGGGGACAACAGACAGTTAAGCTCTCCAGAGCATTTAAGCGATGGAAGTCTGCAGAAAGGCAAAGTCAGCAAGTCACCTGACAG CACCCTGAGGTCTCCATCGTCTCCAATccaggaggaggatgaagagaaGCTGTCAGAGATGTCAGATGCTCAGCCACACACTCTTCTGTCCAGTAGCCCCGCCCCCACAGAT GCCACAGCGACTGAGGACGTGGCAGAATCCCTGTCTCCAGATGACG AGGACAGGATGCATTCTGGAGGAGACATTCTGCAGGACTGCATCAGTGAACACAGCAGCTTGACCAAAACAGAGAGTGACCCACCAGGTGATCTGTCTTTGCCAG CTCTAGGTCCTGATTCCTGCTCTATTGGTATGGAGGAATAA
- the aanat2 gene encoding arylalkylamine N-acetyltransferase 2 yields MTQQVSGLLFFKPFFQKTPVRVDSPLQLRRHTLPASEFRNLTPQDAISVFEIEREAFISVSGECPLTLDEVLNFLGQCPELSLGWFEEGQLVAFIIGSGWDKERLSQEAMTQHVPDSSTVHIHVLSVHRHCRQQGKGSIILWRYLQYVSCMPGLRRALLICEDFLVPFYLKAGFKEIGPSAITVSNMHFQEMEYTLCGQAYARRNSDC; encoded by the exons ATGACACAACAGGTCAGTGGCTTACTGTTCTTCAAACCCTTCTTTCAGAAGACACCTGTCAGAGTGGACAGCCCTCTGCAACTGAGGCGGCACACACTCCCAGCCAGCGAGTTCAGGAATCTCACACCACAGGATGCCATCAGTGTGTTTGAGATTGAAAGAGAAG CATTTATATCTGTGTCTGGAGAGTGTCCACTTACCCTGGATGAAGTTCTTAACTTCCTGGGTCAGTGCCCTGAGCTGTCTCTGGGCTGGTTTGAAGAGGGACAGCTGGTAGCTTTCATCATTGGCTCTGGCTGGGACAAGGAGAGGCTTTCACAG GAGGCCATGACTCAGCATGTCCCAGACAGCTCCACTGTGCACATCCATGTGCTGTCTGTGCACCGCCACTGTCGCCAGCAGGGAAAGGGCTCCATCATCTTGTGGCGCTACTTGCAGTACGTGAGCTGCATGCCGGGCCTCCGTCGAGCTCTGCTGATCTGTGAGGATTTCCTCGTGCCCTTCTACCTCAAGGCTGGCTTCAAGGAGATAGGGCCATCAGCCATCACAGTATCTAACATGCACTTCCAAGAGATGGAGTACACTCTATGTGGACAGGCGTACGCACGGCGGAACAGCGACTGCTAG